The proteins below come from a single Gimesia alba genomic window:
- a CDS encoding BlaI/MecI/CopY family transcriptional regulator: MQPKQYHVTDTELLVLQVLWERGRATTREVCDEIYPEGSTSQYYTVQKLLERLESRNCVARNRSQRVHVFSATVDRETLIQERLRGLSDSLCGGSVIPMLTGLIQMRRWTTAEQKELKELLDEVSEKKPKKK, encoded by the coding sequence ATGCAACCCAAGCAATATCATGTTACTGACACGGAGCTGTTAGTCTTACAGGTTCTTTGGGAACGTGGCCGCGCCACCACGCGCGAAGTGTGTGACGAAATCTATCCAGAAGGATCAACGTCTCAGTACTACACCGTTCAGAAGCTACTGGAACGGCTTGAATCCCGTAACTGTGTCGCACGAAACCGTAGTCAGCGGGTCCATGTTTTCTCGGCGACAGTCGATCGTGAGACGTTAATTCAGGAACGGCTACGAGGCCTATCCGATTCATTATGTGGTGGATCTGTGATACCAATGTTGACCGGACTGATTCAGATGCGCCGCTGGACGACTGCTGAGCAGAAAGAATTGAAAGAACTGTTAGACGAAGTCTCTGAAAAGAAGCCGAAAAAGAAATAG